A DNA window from Vigna angularis cultivar LongXiaoDou No.4 chromosome 1, ASM1680809v1, whole genome shotgun sequence contains the following coding sequences:
- the LOC108347441 gene encoding probable polygalacturonase, which translates to MDVLLLLCALLVALPNVAVVESRKAPVLDYFEYCAMSCRAYSASLEEFGGVGDGTTLNTGAFQAAIDHLSQYASSGGSQLYVPPGRWLTGSFNLTSHFTLFLHKDAVILGSQDENDWPVIDPLPSYGRGRDTQGGRFSSLIFGTNLTDVIITGNNGTLDGQGDLWWQKFHKGELSYTRPYLIEIMYSDNVQISNLTLVNSPSWNVHPVYSSNVVVQGVTILAPVTSPNTDGINPDSCTNTRIEDCYIVSGDDCVAVKSGWDEYGIAYGMPTKQLVIRRLTCISPFSAVIALGSEMSGGIQDVRAEDIVAINSESGVRIKTAVGRGGYVKDIFVRRMTMNTMKWAFWMTGNYGSHADDKYDPNALPVIQNINYRDMVAENVTMAARLEGISGDPFTGICISNVTIQMAKKAKKVPWTCTDIDGISSDVTPAPCNLLPEQGEEKIGACTFPEESLPIEDIQVQTCTYSRNL; encoded by the exons ATGGATGTTTTGTTGTTATTATGTGCTCTTCTGGTTGCTTTGCCAAACGTGGCTGTAGTGGAGAGCCGCAAAGCTCCAGTTTTGGACTACTTTGAGTATTGTGCTATGAGCTGCAGAGCTTATAGTGCCTCATTGGAAGAATTTGGGGGTGTTGGTGATGGAACAACTTTGAACACCGGAGCCTTTCAGGCAGCCATAGATCATCTGAGTCAGTATGCATCAAGTGGAGGGTCTCAACTTTATGTTCCCCCAGGAAGATGGTTAACTGGCAGCTTCAATCTCACTAGCCATTTCACTTTATTCCTACACAAGGATGCCGTGATTCTTGGCTCTCAG GATGAAAATGACTGGCCAGTGATTGATCCCTTGCCATCTTACGGTAGAGGGAGGGACACCCAAGGTGGAAGGTTTAGCAGCCTAATTTTTGGGACCAACCTCACTGATGTAATCATAACTG GGAACAATGGCACATTGGATGGACAAGGAGATCTCTGGTGGCAAAAATTCCACAAGGGGGAGCTCAGTTATACCAGGCCTTACCTGATTGAAATCATGTACTCAGATAATGTTCAGATATCCAATCTCACTCTGGTGAACTCTCCATCGTGGAATGTTCATCCTGTATACAGCAG CAACGTTGTTGTTCAAGGGGTCACAATTCTTGCTCCTGTGACATCTCCAAATACAGATGGAATCAACCCTG ACTCTTGCACAAACACAAGAATTGAAGACTGTTATATTGTGTCCGGGGATGACTGTGTGGCTGTGAAGAGTGGTTGGGATGAGTATGGTATAGCTTATGGAATGCCAACAAAGCAGCTTGTAATCAGAAGACTCACTTGTATTTCTCCATTCAGTGCTGTGATTGCTTTAGGGAGTGAGATGTCTGGTGGGATCCAAGATGTGAGGGCTGAGGACATTGTAGCCATCAATTCAGAATCAGGGGTTAGAATCAAAACTGCTGTGGGAAGAGGAGGGTATGTTAAGGACATATTTGTTAGAAGAATGACCATGAACACCATGAAATGGGCATTTTGGATGACAGGAAATTACGGGTCACATGCTGATGACAAGTATGACCCTAATGCACTTCCTGTGATTCAGAACATAAACTATCGTGATATGGTTGCTGAGAATGTCACTATGGCTGCGAGGTTGGAAGGAATCTCTGGTGACCCTTTTACTGGAATCTGCATATCTAATGTAACCATTCAAATGGCAAAGAAGGCTAAAAAAGTTCCATGGACTTGCACTGATATTGATGGGATTTCAAGCGATGTCACTCCTGCACCATGTAATCTGTTGCCAGAACAAGGAGAAGAGAAGATTGGAGCATGTACCTTCCCAGAGGAAAGTTTGCCGATAGAAGATATCCAGGTTCAAACGTGCACTTACAGTAGGAATTTATGA